In Acidicapsa ligni, a single window of DNA contains:
- the nikR gene encoding nickel-responsive transcriptional regulator NikR, which yields MSQLSRTGVSLEEDLLKEFDRLIAKRGYENRSEAIRDLIREALLAEIVDSNKQVVGTLTLVYDHHVPNLADKLTESQHAAGAMVLAATHVHLDHHYCLEVIIMKGRSKDIQAMADRIRALKGVELGKLVLANSGKELKSHAHTHSH from the coding sequence ATGTCACAGCTTAGTCGCACTGGTGTTTCACTCGAAGAAGATCTGTTGAAGGAGTTCGACAGACTCATTGCCAAACGCGGATATGAGAACCGCAGCGAGGCGATACGTGACCTGATTCGTGAAGCGTTGCTGGCTGAAATTGTAGATTCCAACAAGCAGGTCGTAGGCACATTGACGCTTGTATACGACCATCATGTTCCCAATCTCGCCGACAAGCTCACCGAGAGCCAGCATGCGGCGGGAGCGATGGTACTCGCAGCCACGCACGTACATCTGGATCATCATTATTGCCTCGAAGTCATCATCATGAAAGGTCGCAGCAAAGATATCCAGGCGATGGCAGATCGCATCCGCGCCCTCAAGGGTGTAGAGCTCGGAAAGCTCGTCCTCGCAAACTCGGGAAAAGAGTTGAAGAGCCACGCACACACTCATTCCCACTAA